The following are encoded together in the Pseudomonas maumuensis genome:
- a CDS encoding class I SAM-dependent methyltransferase codes for MSPAIATLEQHLLAALDPAPQETRRLFHGRGRCWPGLEQITVDWLDGVLLVALFREPPEGQLAELEAMLMALAERPQWSGQAILLQHRYLPDSPGQWLWGAPCQQREVVEDGLKYLLDLGVRQNNGLFLDMRYGRRWVREQAAGKRVLNLFAYTCGFSVAAIAGGAEQVVNLDMAKSALSRGRDNHRLNGHDASRVAYLGHELFKSWGKVRKYGPYDLIIIDPPTFQRGSFVLTQDYAKILRRLPELLTEGGTVLACVNDPGIGPQFLIEGMAEQAPGLAFVERLENPPEFADADPEGGLKALVFRQG; via the coding sequence CCTCGAGCAGCACCTGCTCGCCGCCCTCGACCCCGCCCCCCAGGAGACTCGCCGCCTGTTCCATGGCCGTGGCCGCTGCTGGCCGGGGCTTGAACAGATCACCGTCGACTGGCTCGACGGCGTGTTGCTGGTGGCGCTGTTCCGTGAGCCGCCCGAGGGCCAGTTGGCCGAGCTTGAAGCAATGCTGATGGCGCTGGCCGAGCGCCCGCAGTGGAGCGGCCAGGCCATCCTGCTGCAGCACCGCTACCTGCCCGACAGCCCTGGGCAGTGGCTGTGGGGCGCGCCATGCCAGCAGCGCGAGGTAGTCGAGGATGGCCTGAAGTACCTGCTCGACCTGGGCGTGCGACAGAACAACGGCCTGTTCCTCGACATGCGCTACGGCCGGCGTTGGGTGCGCGAGCAGGCGGCTGGCAAGCGCGTACTCAACCTGTTCGCCTACACCTGCGGCTTCTCGGTGGCAGCGATTGCCGGCGGCGCCGAGCAGGTGGTCAACCTGGACATGGCCAAGTCGGCGCTGTCCCGGGGCCGTGACAACCACCGGCTCAATGGCCATGACGCCTCGCGGGTGGCGTACCTGGGGCATGAGCTGTTCAAGTCGTGGGGCAAAGTGCGCAAGTACGGGCCGTACGACCTGATCATCATCGACCCGCCGACCTTCCAGCGCGGCAGCTTCGTGCTGACCCAGGACTACGCCAAGATCCTTCGGCGTTTGCCGGAGTTGTTGACTGAAGGCGGCACGGTATTGGCCTGCGTCAACGATCCGGGGATCGGGCCGCAGTTTCTCATCGAGGGGATGGCCGAGCAGGCGCCGGGGCTGGCGTTCGTCGAGCGGCTGGAGAATCCGCCGGAGTTTGCGGATGCGGATCCGGAGGGGGGGCTGAAGGCGCTGGTGTTTCGCCAGGGGTGA